TGTGGAGCGGCGAGGAGCAGGGCCTGATCGGCTCGCAGTCCTATGTGGCCAAGCATTTCGGTCGTTTCCCGGAACCCACCGACGCGGCGCAGAAGGCGCTGCCGGCGTCGCTGCGCGAGCCCACCGGCGCGCTGCAGAAGACCCGCGATTACAGCAGGTTCCAGGTCTACTTCAACATGGACAACGGCTCGGGCCGCTTCCGGGGCATCTACGCGCAGGAAAACCTGGCGGCGATGCCGATCTTCGAAGCCTGGCTGGCCCCGTTCCATGACGTGGGCGCCACCACCGTGGCCACCCGCAACACCGGCAGCACCGACCACATCAGCTTCGACCGCATCGGCCTGCCGGGCTTCCAGTTCATCCAGGACCGGCTGGACTACTTCACCAACGTCCACCACAGCCACCTGGACACCTGGGACCACGCCGAGCCGGAAGACCTGAAGCAGGCCGCGGCCATCGTCGCCTCGTTCGCCTACAACGCCGCAATGCGCGAGCAGCCCTTCCCGCGCAAGGTAGAACCGTAAAAGGGGACGGAGGGGAGTAAGTCGTTTCTCCCCTCCGTTTCCCGGTTGCAGCGCCCTGGGGCTGGGCAATCGCGACTTAATCCCCTCCGTCCCCTTTTTCCGTCGGGGGCGGAGGGCTGGTAAAATCGGGGGATTCCCGTTCCTCGAGCCGTCCATGACCTGCCGCACCCGCTTCGCCCCCAGTCCCACCGGCTACCTGCACATCGGTGGTGCCCGCACCGCGCTGTACTGCTGGCTGGAGGCCCGCCACCGTGGCGGCGAGTTCGTGCTGCGCATCGAGGACACCGACCGTGAACGCAGCACCCAGGGCGCGATCGACGCCATCCTGGAGGCGATGGAGTGGCTGGGCCTGGATTATGACGAGGGCCCGATCTACCAGACCGACCGCGTCGCCCGTTACCTGGAAGTGGCCGAGCAGCTGATCGCCGACGGCAAGGCGTACTACGCCTACGAGACCCGCGAAGAGCTGGACGCGATGCGCGAGGCCGCCATGGCCAGGCAGGAGAAACCGCGCTACAACGGCGCTGCGCGCGAGCTGGGCCTGCCGCGCAAGGATGACCCGAACCGCGTCATCCGCTTCAAGAACCCGCTGGAAGGCACGGTGGTGTTCGACGACCTGATCAAGGGCCGCATCGAGATCGCCAACAGCGAGCTGGATGACATGGTCATCTTCCGCCCGGACGGCTACCCCACCTACAACTTCGCGGTGGTGGTGGACGACTGGGACATGGGCATCACCGAGGTCATCCGCGGCGACGACCACATCAACAACACCCCGCGCCAGATCAACCTGTACGAAGGCATCGGTGCGCCGGTGCCGAAGTTCGGCCACATGCCGATGATCCTGGACGAGCAGGGTGCCAAGCTGTCCAAGCGCACCGGCGCGGCCGACGTGATGCAGTACAAGGACGCCGGCTACCTGCCCGACGCGCTGCTGAGCTACCTGGCCCGCCTGGGCTGGTCGCACGGTGACCAGGAGCTGTTCAGCCGCCAGGAACTGATCGACCTGTTCGACGTGAAGGACTGCAACTCCAAGGCCTCGCGCCTGGACATGGCCAAGCTGGGTTGGGTCAACCAGCACTTCCTGAAGACCGAGGACGTGGCCGCCATCGTGCCGCACCTGGTCTACCAGCTGCAGAAGCTGGGCCTGGACGTGGCCGCCGGCCCCGCCCCGGAGGACGTGGTGATCGCCCTGCGTGAACGCGTGCAGACCCTGAAGGAAATGGCCGAGAAGGCCGTGGTCTGGTACCAGCCGCTGACCGAGTACGACGAAGCGGCGGTGGCCAAGCACTTCAAGGCCGGTGCCGAGGTGGCGCTGGGCAAGGCCCGCGAGCTGCTGGCAGCGTTGCCGGAGTGGACCGCCGAGTCGGTGGGCGTCGCCCTGCACGACGCGGCCGCCGCGCTGGAGATCGGCATGGGCAAGGTCGCCCAGCCGCTGCGCGTGGCCATCACCGGCACCCAGGTCAGTCCTGACATTTCCCATACCGTATACCTGGCCGGCCGCGAGCAGGCCTTGAAACGCATTGATGTGGCCATCACCAAGGTAGCAACGGCCTGAGGCATCCTTGCCAGGCCCGAACCGGAGAACACGCATGCCCGCCAAGTCCGCCACTGCCTGTACCGCCCCGCACCACCACGTCCACGATGCAACGGATTTCGTGGCGGTGGTCGAGCGCGTCTCGCGCGAACGCGGGCTGCGCCTGACCCCAATCCGCGCCAACGTGCTGAAGCTGATCGCCGAGGCCGGCAAGCCGGTCAAGGCCTACGAGCTGCTGGAATGGGTGCGCAACGGCAAGGGCGTGGGCGCTGACGCCCCGCCCACCGTCTACCGCGCGCTCGACTTC
The sequence above is a segment of the Stenotrophomonas maltophilia genome. Coding sequences within it:
- the gltX gene encoding glutamate--tRNA ligase produces the protein MTCRTRFAPSPTGYLHIGGARTALYCWLEARHRGGEFVLRIEDTDRERSTQGAIDAILEAMEWLGLDYDEGPIYQTDRVARYLEVAEQLIADGKAYYAYETREELDAMREAAMARQEKPRYNGAARELGLPRKDDPNRVIRFKNPLEGTVVFDDLIKGRIEIANSELDDMVIFRPDGYPTYNFAVVVDDWDMGITEVIRGDDHINNTPRQINLYEGIGAPVPKFGHMPMILDEQGAKLSKRTGAADVMQYKDAGYLPDALLSYLARLGWSHGDQELFSRQELIDLFDVKDCNSKASRLDMAKLGWVNQHFLKTEDVAAIVPHLVYQLQKLGLDVAAGPAPEDVVIALRERVQTLKEMAEKAVVWYQPLTEYDEAAVAKHFKAGAEVALGKARELLAALPEWTAESVGVALHDAAAALEIGMGKVAQPLRVAITGTQVSPDISHTVYLAGREQALKRIDVAITKVATA
- a CDS encoding Fur family transcriptional regulator, which produces MPAKSATACTAPHHHVHDATDFVAVVERVSRERGLRLTPIRANVLKLIAEAGKPVKAYELLEWVRNGKGVGADAPPTVYRALDFLMANGFVHKLESVNAFVACHHPSSAAHSVPFLICNSCHSAVELEDREIVTQLEKRAKELGFQPQAQTLEVHGLCARCAG